A genomic segment from Aspergillus puulaauensis MK2 DNA, chromosome 1, nearly complete sequence encodes:
- a CDS encoding uncharacterized protein (COG:S;~EggNog:ENOG410PRWC;~TransMembrane:3 (i219-240o246-264i271-289o)), with amino-acid sequence METANSPVEDGGYDELAALMVRDKGLSTFRSYMKLNTQNLLILQAEITLTEKELRKIMQEDQGSGEFHREKYRACVSYMKEGIESSAQWAKWLELRKLLEKYNTALAQHSQLLQYRKPHKNDLQLLKQWLANYTQFYGTAEYDQWFGTEEHELDLITLSARYQNVDPLTRWVFGVCIPFWHEHVSMRYYKIFKPARPKVDIETGTVYYRDESIIRATRITSTLISSAIPASSIIVLYFVHNMATRLAIIIIYNILFSIFIGLLARARRVEVFAASTAFAAVQVAFITNFPQT; translated from the exons ATGGAGACCGCAAACTCGCCAGTAGAAGATGGAGGCTACGACGAACTAGCAGCTCTGATGGTCAGAGACAAGGGCCTGTCAACCTTTCGTTCATACATGAAGCTCAATACGCAGAACCTGCTCATCCTCCAGGCTGAGATCACACTTACAGAGAAGGAGCTCAGAAAAATTATGCAGGAGGACCAAGGCTCGGGCGAATTCCACCGTGAGAAGTACCGAGCCTGCGTGTCGTACATGAAGGAAGGCATTGAGTCGTCGGCCCAGTGGGCAAAGTGGCTGGAGCTGAGGAAGCTACTAGAGAAATACA ACACCGCATTGGCGCAGCACAGCCAACTACTTCAGTATCGGAAGCCCCATAAGAATGACCTGCAGTTGCTTAAGCAATGGCTGGCAAATTATACCCAGTTCTACGGCACTGCCGAATATGACCAATGGTTCGGCACAGAAGAGCACGAACTGGACCTCATCACGCTCTCTGCGAGATACCAGAACGTCGATCCACTGACGAGATGGGTATTCGGTGTTTGTATCCCGTTCTGGCATGAGCACGTATCCATGCGATATTACAAGATCTTTAAGCCTGCCAGG CCCAAGGTAGATATCGAGACAGGGACAGTTTATTACAGAGACGAGAGCATCATTCGCGCAACAAGAATAACAAGCACCTTGATATCCTCTGCCATCCCGGCCAGTTCCataatagtactatactTTGTTCACAATATGGCTACCCGGTTGGCCATCATCATTATATACAATATTTTGTTTTCAATCTTCATCGGCCTGTTGGCGAGGGCTAGGCGGGTTGAAGTGTTTGCGGCTTCTACAGC CTTTGCTGCCGTTCAGGTTGCGTTCATCACCAACTTCCCTCAGACATAA
- a CDS encoding retropepsin-like aspartic protease: MNTKCLPPPESANLTCGFFIPRLQMPNTLYRILSCCDRRANARVKPPHADIDPPSKFRFDRLGSQLENHAGDRHNEKLNPGRRHRIEGEQWGFATEGFEIPPEQYSSAKRTFDVQLGRYQGEKVFYRRLLLDRQGDLNAVSDEVARLLGVPVMPYNGPPVRLPNGYWAKPQGIIEVEWSLYKCISHYRTEVLVIENNSFDMVLGASSIRNHGLLEQTAVSSHT; this comes from the coding sequence atGAACACAAAatgtctccctcctccagaaTCAGCAAATCTGACATGCGGTTTCTTTATACCCCGACTCCAGATGCCAAACACTCTCTATCGGATATTGTCCTGCTGTGACCGCAGGGCCAATGCCCGGGTGAAACCGCCGCATGCTGATATAGATCCCCCGTCGAAATTCCGCTTCGACCGACTCGGATCGCAGCTCGAGAATCATGCCGGGGATAGACACAACGAGAAATTGAATCCGGGGCGCCGACACAGAATCGAGGGCGAGCAGTGGGGGTTCGCAACGGAAGGATTTGAGATCCCCCCAGAGCAATACTCGTCAGCCAAACGGACCTTTGATGTTCAGTTGGGTAGATATCAGGGCGAGAAGGTCTTTTATCGCCGCTTACTTTTGGACCGTCAGGGCGATTTGAACGCAGTATCAGACGAGGTTGCGCGCCTCTTGGGTGTGCCGGTCATGCCATATAACGGTCCACCGGTACGCCTGCCCAACGGGTACTGGGCGAAGCCGCAGGGAATAATAGAAGTCGAATGGAGCCTATATAAATGTATCAGTCACTACAGAACGGAGGTGCTGGTTATCGAGAACAACTCTTTTGATATGGTGTTAGGGGCGTCTTCAATTCGGAATCATGGGCTTTTGGAGCAGACAGCAGTATCCTCACATACGTGA